Proteins encoded by one window of Dehalococcoidia bacterium:
- a CDS encoding universal stress protein has translation VVRAKQKPTPANQVRLDVVILPLDGSRLAEQAIPHATALAGAMSMKLKLVRVTPFAQDLYMYTDYPIGAYAEGYEEAMKSLDTEAVKYLSNVSKRLQKQGVSSVEQTLLRGNPADAIVDIAQKTEDNLVVMTTHGRSGVGRFLMGSVADRVVRYCGDPALIIRATGAAKGAKKGAR, from the coding sequence TGGTGGTCCGCGCCAAGCAGAAGCCCACTCCCGCGAACCAGGTTCGGCTGGACGTCGTCATCCTGCCTCTGGACGGCTCGCGTCTGGCGGAGCAGGCCATCCCCCACGCGACCGCGCTGGCTGGCGCGATGTCCATGAAGCTAAAGCTGGTAAGGGTCACCCCCTTCGCGCAGGACCTGTACATGTACACTGACTATCCGATAGGCGCGTACGCGGAGGGCTATGAGGAGGCCATGAAGTCCCTGGATACGGAGGCGGTGAAGTACCTGAGCAACGTGTCCAAGAGGTTGCAGAAGCAGGGTGTGTCCTCGGTGGAGCAGACGCTCCTGCGCGGCAATCCGGCGGACGCCATCGTGGACATTGCGCAAAAGACGGAGGACAACTTGGTCGTCATGACCACGCATGGCCGCTCCGGCGTAGGCCGCTTTCTGATGGGCAGCGTGGCCGACAGGGTTGTGCGTTATTGCGGCGACCCCGCCCTGATCATCCGCGCCACTGGCGCCGCAAAAGGAGCCAAAAAAGGAGCCCGCTGA
- a CDS encoding GNAT family N-acetyltransferase, producing the protein MPLLHSHIYKLTAYPKDIHLRDGVRMTLKPMTSEDADALQQFFLQMPAEERHYLKEDVTSPKVIKRWADELDYDRALPLLAWVDGRVVADGSLHRTRTMARRHVGELRIVVDPAFRLRGLGTILMHELAAIAREHGLERLMFEAVGGMQDEAVKAAEFMGFTQIAVLTGYGKDLNGHPRDIIVMETPLGKWFDWWNF; encoded by the coding sequence ATGCCTCTTCTTCATAGCCATATCTACAAGCTGACGGCCTACCCCAAGGACATCCACCTGCGGGACGGCGTCCGTATGACTCTGAAGCCCATGACATCGGAGGACGCGGATGCTCTGCAGCAGTTCTTCCTGCAGATGCCTGCGGAGGAGCGGCACTACCTCAAGGAAGACGTCACGTCTCCCAAGGTGATCAAACGCTGGGCGGACGAGTTGGACTACGACAGGGCCTTGCCCCTTCTGGCCTGGGTGGATGGGAGGGTCGTAGCCGATGGGAGTCTGCACCGGACTCGGACCATGGCCCGGCGCCATGTGGGGGAGCTGCGCATCGTGGTGGACCCGGCGTTCCGCCTGCGGGGACTGGGCACGATCCTCATGCATGAACTGGCCGCCATCGCTCGGGAGCACGGCCTGGAGCGCCTGATGTTCGAGGCGGTGGGGGGAATGCAGGATGAGGCGGTGAAGGCGGCGGAGTTCATGGGGTTCACGCAGATAGCGGTTCTGACAGGATATGGCAAGGACCTGAACGGCCACCCCCGCGACATCATCGTCATGGAGACGCCGCTTGGGAAGTGGTTCGACTGGTGGAACTTCTAG
- a CDS encoding HAD-IC family P-type ATPase, with amino-acid sequence MSATVHPQWHTLSSAEVLTALGTSGRGLSRQEAAARLVRYGPNIIRRGGGVNPWAILFHQFASPLIYILLVALGVTLAIEHWVDSIVIGAVVVLNAVIGFTQEFRAENAMQALLALVSPRARVVRDGRDDEVDGKSLVPGDIVLLQSGALVPADLRLLVCTRLNVDESPLTGESLSVTKSPEPLDVSRSIPLGDRKNMAFMGTTVASGRGVGVVVATGGGTQVGSIARDLRRTTRAETPLQARMAQFGRLTGIAVLGASAAVFALGIALGEPLSHMFLVAVAVSAIPEGLPVAMTIVLAVGVHRMAKRNAIVRRLAAVETLGSCTVIVSDKTGTLTENQMTVQEIFAGGRRYVVTGAGRSLEGNVLVDGAPARVEADMPLYLTLQAGALTNEASLRVEDGGVLAHGDPTESALLVAAAKAGLSHDDLLLRYPRLAEVPFEPERQFSASVHMDGGRERVMVKGAPERVLEMCGTWMTPEGPRPLDRDAMATEAMRMAEQGFRVLAMAYGEGADAAALARAGAPEGLMFLGLQGMMDPPRQEAARAVAACKRAGIRVLMVTGDHAATAAVIARRLDIDGASGDVRTGAELEAMSDDGLAAVLRRVSVYARVSPVQKLRIVDLLRRQGHIVAVTGDGVNDAPALRSAHIGAAMGLSGTDVAKEASDIVLTDDNFATVYAAVEEGRTSFANIRKVTFLLVSVGVGELITILTGLALGLPLPYLPVQILWLNLVTNGIQDIALAFEPGEPEQGSKPPRDSNEGILSGFLGERLLLVGAVLTAGTLGIFVWELTHGATLAYAQVAALTTMVVFQNFHVGNCRSEEVSVFRKSIFSNRFLLLGVLGALAVHLGAMYFSPIRFLLGLEPLSLDSWVRLVVVASSVLVAVEVHKIARRPRARGERPRPS; translated from the coding sequence ATGAGCGCCACAGTCCATCCCCAGTGGCACACCCTCTCCTCGGCGGAGGTCCTGACGGCCCTGGGGACCAGCGGCCGGGGGCTGTCTCGGCAGGAGGCCGCCGCGCGGCTGGTCCGGTACGGTCCGAACATCATACGTCGTGGCGGCGGCGTCAACCCCTGGGCCATCCTGTTCCATCAGTTTGCCAGCCCGCTCATATACATCCTGCTTGTGGCGCTTGGGGTCACGCTGGCCATTGAACACTGGGTTGACTCCATCGTCATCGGCGCGGTGGTCGTGCTCAACGCCGTCATTGGATTCACCCAGGAGTTTCGGGCCGAGAACGCCATGCAGGCGCTTCTGGCGCTTGTTTCGCCCCGCGCGCGTGTCGTGCGGGACGGGAGGGACGATGAGGTGGACGGCAAGAGCCTTGTCCCCGGCGACATCGTGCTTTTGCAGTCGGGCGCGCTGGTGCCCGCCGATCTGCGCCTGCTCGTTTGCACGCGCCTGAACGTTGACGAGTCGCCCCTCACCGGCGAATCGCTGTCCGTGACGAAGTCGCCGGAGCCTCTTGACGTGTCCCGCTCCATCCCGCTTGGGGACCGGAAGAACATGGCGTTCATGGGGACGACGGTAGCGTCGGGTAGGGGCGTGGGTGTTGTGGTGGCGACAGGCGGCGGCACGCAGGTCGGCTCCATCGCCCGCGATCTGCGCCGCACGACCCGGGCGGAAACCCCGCTGCAGGCCCGCATGGCCCAGTTCGGTCGCCTGACCGGCATCGCCGTGCTGGGCGCCAGCGCTGCCGTGTTCGCGCTCGGCATAGCCCTGGGCGAACCCCTGTCCCATATGTTTCTGGTCGCCGTCGCCGTGTCCGCCATTCCGGAGGGCCTACCCGTGGCGATGACCATCGTCCTGGCCGTGGGCGTGCACCGTATGGCGAAGCGGAACGCCATCGTGCGCCGTCTGGCGGCAGTGGAGACTCTGGGGAGCTGCACGGTCATCGTGTCCGACAAGACGGGCACGCTGACGGAAAACCAGATGACGGTGCAGGAGATCTTCGCCGGAGGAAGGCGCTATGTCGTGACGGGCGCCGGGCGCAGCCTGGAGGGAAACGTTCTGGTGGACGGCGCCCCAGCCCGCGTTGAGGCGGACATGCCCCTATACCTCACGCTGCAGGCGGGTGCGCTCACCAACGAGGCATCTCTCCGGGTGGAGGATGGAGGGGTCCTCGCGCATGGCGACCCCACGGAGTCCGCCCTGCTGGTGGCTGCGGCAAAGGCGGGCCTCTCGCACGACGACCTGCTCCTCCGGTACCCCAGGCTCGCCGAGGTGCCTTTTGAACCGGAGCGGCAGTTCTCCGCGAGCGTTCACATGGATGGCGGCCGGGAACGGGTCATGGTGAAGGGGGCGCCGGAGCGGGTGCTGGAGATGTGCGGCACGTGGATGACTCCCGAAGGGCCGCGCCCGCTCGACCGCGACGCCATGGCCACCGAGGCCATGCGGATGGCTGAGCAGGGGTTCCGTGTGCTTGCGATGGCGTATGGCGAAGGGGCGGACGCCGCCGCGCTGGCCCGGGCCGGCGCGCCTGAGGGCCTCATGTTTCTGGGCCTCCAGGGCATGATGGACCCGCCGCGTCAAGAGGCGGCCCGCGCCGTGGCGGCGTGCAAGCGGGCGGGCATCCGTGTGCTGATGGTCACGGGCGACCATGCGGCGACGGCGGCGGTGATAGCGCGCAGGCTGGATATAGACGGAGCATCGGGCGACGTCCGCACCGGCGCCGAACTGGAGGCCATGTCAGACGACGGTCTGGCCGCCGTCCTGCGTCGCGTTTCGGTGTACGCGCGGGTCAGCCCCGTCCAGAAGCTGCGGATTGTGGACCTGCTGCGACGGCAGGGGCACATCGTCGCTGTGACAGGCGACGGCGTCAACGACGCGCCCGCGCTGCGATCAGCGCACATCGGCGCGGCGATGGGACTGTCCGGCACGGACGTTGCGAAGGAGGCCAGCGACATCGTCCTGACGGACGACAACTTCGCCACTGTCTATGCCGCGGTGGAGGAGGGACGCACCTCTTTCGCCAATATCCGCAAGGTGACGTTCCTGCTTGTATCCGTGGGCGTGGGCGAGCTCATTACCATACTGACCGGCCTTGCGCTGGGGCTTCCGTTGCCCTACCTTCCCGTACAGATACTGTGGCTCAACCTTGTGACGAACGGCATCCAGGACATCGCCCTGGCCTTCGAACCCGGCGAGCCGGAGCAGGGAAGCAAGCCCCCGCGGGACTCCAACGAGGGAATACTGTCAGGCTTTCTGGGAGAGCGCCTGCTCCTCGTGGGCGCGGTGCTGACGGCGGGAACGCTCGGCATATTTGTGTGGGAGCTGACGCACGGGGCGACGCTGGCGTATGCGCAGGTCGCCGCGCTGACGACGATGGTGGTGTTCCAGAACTTCCACGTGGGGAACTGCCGCTCCGAGGAGGTCTCCGTCTTCCGGAAGAGCATCTTCTCCAACCGCTTTCTGCTGCTGGGCGTTCTTGGCGCCCTGGCCGTTCACCTGGGAGCGATGTACTTTTCGCCCATCCGGTTTCTCCTGGGCCTGGAGCCGCTGTCCCTCGACTCCTGGGTCCGTCTCGTGGTGGTCGCTTCCTCCGTCCTTGTAGCGGTGGAGGTGCATAAGATCGCCCGCCGACCGCGTGCGCGCGGGGAGAGGCCGCGCCCTTCGTAG